In Chelonoidis abingdonii isolate Lonesome George chromosome 22, CheloAbing_2.0, whole genome shotgun sequence, one genomic interval encodes:
- the PES1 gene encoding pescadillo homolog — MGGLEKKKYQRGSATNYITRNKARKKLQLSLADFRRLCILKGIYPHEPKHKKKVNKGSTAARTFYLLKDIKFLLHEPIVNKFREYKVFVRKLRKAYGKSEWNTVERLKDNKPSYKLDHIIKERYPTFIDALRDLDDALSMCFLFATFPRTGKCHVQTIQLCRRLTVEFLNYIIASRSLHKVFLSIKGIYYQAEVLGQPITWIAPYAFAHDHPTDVDYRVMATFTEFYTTLLGFVNFRLYQSLNLHYPPKIEGQAEAEWKPEEGQAYAMDSESYMEKLSALSASLARVVAPNREDEVQVDEFPVDGESAEQEAARKKEQEAVEKQKKLFEGLRFFLNREVPREPLAFIIRCFGGKVSWDKSVCIGATYDVRDPNITHQIVDRPSLEKQVIGRYYLQPQWVFDSVNAKMCLPVADYFPGVLLPPHLSPFVSEKDGDYIPPEKLKLLALQRGENPAEESGEEEEDSGGDDDDDDDDDDEGSEKEDDGKLKKLEEQRSQGKKLPVKVSAGTVRLEDKQRAAQEEQSEEKRLAIMMMKKREKYLYQKIMFGKKRKVREATRLAEKRKAHDAATKSEKKTKKVRRE; from the exons ATGGGCGGCCTGGAGAAGAAGAAG tACCAGAGGGGATCTGCCACAAACTACATCACTAGAAACAAGGCCCGGAAGAAACTACAGCTGAGCCTCGCAGACTTCAG GCGTCTGTGTATCCTGAAGGGGATCTACCCCCATGAGCCCAAACACAAGAAAAAGGTGAACAAAGGTTCCACTGCTGCTCGGACTTTTTACCTCCTCAAAGACATCAAGTTCCTCCTTCATGAGCCCATTGTCAACAAGTTTCGGGAGTATAAG GTGTTTGTCCGGAAACTCCGGAAAGCGTACGGGAAAAGTGAGTGGAATACCGTGGAGCGGCTGAAAGATAACAAGCCCAGCTACAAGCTTGACCACATCATCAAggagag ATACCCAACCTTCATCGATGCCCTGCGGGACCTGGATGATGCACTGTCCATGTGTTTCCTCTTTGCCACCTTCCCGCGCACTGGCAAGTGCCATGTGCAGACCATCCAGCTGTGCCGCCGCCTCACTGTGGAGTTCCTCAACTATATCATCGCCTCCCGCTCCCTGCACAAG GTGTTCCTGTCCATCAAAGGGATCTATTACCAGGCCGAGGTGCTGGGGCAGCCCATCACCTGGATTGCTCCATATGCCTTTGCCCATGAT CACCCAACGGATGTGGACTACAGGGTCATGGCAACCTTCACGGAGTTCTACACCACACTGCTGGGCTTTGTGAACTTCCGCCTCTACCAGTCCCTCAACCTGCACTACCCCCCCAAG ATTGAAGGccaggctgaggcagagtggaagCCGGAGGAGGGGCAGGCGTATGCCATGGACTCGGAGAGCTACATGGAG AAGCTGTCGGCTCTGAGTGCCAGCCTAGCCCGAGTGGTAGCACCAAACCGAGAAGACGAAGTGCAGGTGGATGAGTTCCCTGTGGATGGG GAGAGTGCGGAGCAGGAGGCGGCAAGGAAGAAGGAGCAGGAGGCAGTAGAGAAGCAGAAGAAGCTGTTTGAGGGGCTGCGGTTCTTCCTGAACAGAGAGGTGCCTCGGGAGCCCTTAGCTTTCATCATCCG GTGTTTTGGAGGCAAAGTGTCTTGGGACAAGTCTGTGTGTATCGGTGCCACCTACGATGTGAGGGACCCAAACATCACCCACCAGATTGTCGACCGGCCCAGCCTGGAGAAACAGGTGATAGGCAG GTATTACCTCCAGCCGCAGTGGGTGTTCGACTCTGTCAATGCCAAGATGTGCCTCCCGGTGGCTGATTATTTCCCTGGCGTGCTGCTGCCTCCTCACCTCTCACCCTTTGTTTCGGAGAAGGATGGGGACTACATACCACCTGAAAAGCTGAagctgctggccctgcagagGGGCGAGAACCCAG CAGAAGAGAgcggagaggaggaggaggacagtggtggtgatgatgatgatgacgatgacGACGATGACGAAGGCTCTGAAAAGGAAGATGATGGGAAACTGAAGAAGCTGGAAGAGCAGCGATCCCAGGGAAAG AAGCTGCCAGTGAAGGTGTCAGCAGGCACAGTGCGGCTGGAGGACAAACAGCGAGCAGCCCAGGAGGAGCAGAGCGAGGAGAAGCGTCTCGCCATCATGATGATGAAGAAGAGGGAGAAGTACCTCTACCAGAAAATCATGTTTGGGAAGAAGCGCAAAGTCCGAGAG GCGACCAGACTTGCCGAGAAGAGGAAAGCTCATGATGCTGCCACAAAATCAGAGAAGAAAACCAAGAAGGTGCGACGGGAGTGA